The Equus asinus isolate D_3611 breed Donkey chromosome 22, EquAss-T2T_v2, whole genome shotgun sequence genome has a segment encoding these proteins:
- the LOC106835317 gene encoding LOW QUALITY PROTEIN: keratin, type II cytoskeletal 74-like (The sequence of the model RefSeq protein was modified relative to this genomic sequence to represent the inferred CDS: substituted 1 base at 1 genomic stop codon) produces MSWQLNIKSDGDKGGFSGHSAVVLRKAVGGVASHRAAGREAGAGFGSQSLYSLGGDWSISLNVAGGGIRTGGYSFRSGSGCAGGRTTGFAGSIFGSMALGPACPSVCPPRGIHLVTVNKSLLAPLNVELDPEIQRVRTQEQEQIKALNNKFASFIDKVRFLEQQNQVLETKWELLLQLDLNNCKNNLEPILEGYISNLRKQLETLSGDRVRLDSELRSMRDVVEDYKKRYEVQINWRKAAEKELVVLKKDADAAYAVKAELXAKVDSLDKDIKFLKCLYDAEMAQIQTHTSETSVILSMDSNRDLDSIIDEVRAQYEIALKSKAEAQVLYQSKIQELQLAAGRHGDDLKHTKNEMSELSRLIQRLQCEIVNVKKQIFSVCNKPALQPFRCAPLTGAKTQAPQEPHLGPPFLWVAQNAPLSSSIITLINNIGCFIPEGQYLMNDFTLGC; encoded by the exons ATGAGTTGGCAACTGAACATCAAGTCCGATGGTGACAAAGGTGGCTTCAGCGGGCACTCGGCAGTGGTGCTCAGGAAGGCTGTGGGCGGTGTGGCTTCTCACCGTGCAGCTGGCAGAGAAGCTGGGGCTGGCTTCGGCAGTCAGAGCCTCTACAGTCTTGGAGGGGATTGGAGTATTTCCCTCAATGTGGCTGGTGGCGGCATTCGGACTGGAGGGTACAGCTTCCGGTCTGGCTCTGGGTGTGCAGGGGGCCGGACCACTGGCTTTGCTGGCAGCATCTTTGGCAGCATGGCCTTGGGGCCTGCATGTCCATCTGTGTGTCCACCCAGAGGCATCCACCTGGTCACCGTCAACAAGAGCCTCCTGGCCCCCCTCAATGTGGAACTGGACCCCGAGATCCAGAGAGTGCGCACTCAGGAGCAGGAGCAGATCAAGGCACTGAATAACAAGTTCGCCTCCTTCATTGACAAG GTGCGGTTCCTGGAGcagcagaaccaggtgctggagaccaagtgggagctgctgctgcagctggaTCTGAACAACTGCAAGAACAACCTGGAGCCCATCCTGGAGGGCTACATCAGCAACCTGCGGAAGCAGCTGGAGACGCTGTCCGGGGACCGAGTGAGGCTGGACTCGGAGCTGAGGAGCATGCGGGACGTGGTGGAGGACTACAAGAAGAG GTATGAGGTGCAGATTAATTGGCGCAAAGCAGCTGAGAAGGAACTTGTGGTGCTCAAGA AGGATGCAGATGCAGCCTACGCAGTCAAGGCGGAGCTCTAGGCCAAAGTGGACTCTCTGGACAAAGACATCAAGTTCCTCAAGTGCCTGTACGATGCG GAGATGGCTCAGATTCAGACTCACACCAGCGAGACCTCCGTCATCCTGTCCATGGACAGCAACCGGGACCTGGACAGCATCATCGACGAGGTCCGTGCCCAGTATGAGATCGCACTAAAGAGCAAGGCCGAGGCCCAGGTGCTGTACCAGAGTAAG ATCCAGGAGCTGCAGCTGGCGGCTGGCCGGCACGGGGATGACCTCAAACACACCAAGAATGAGATGTCAGAGCTGAGCCGGCTCATCCAGAGGCTCCAGTGTGAGATTGTGAACGTGAAGAAGCAG attttttctgTGTGCAACAAACCTGCCCTACAACCCTTCAGGTGTGCCCCTCTGACGGGAG cAAAGACGCAAGCACCCCAGGAGCCCCACCTGGGCCCACCCTTCCTGTGGGTGGCCCAGAACGCTCCCCTTTCCTCTTCTATCATCACCCTCATCAACAACATTGGGTGTTTCATTCCTGAAGGCCAGTATCTGATGAACGATTTCACGCTAGGGTGTTAA